From a region of the Paenibacillus segetis genome:
- the polA gene encoding DNA polymerase I, whose protein sequence is MEKLILIDGNSIIYRAFFAMPPLTNSKGLHTNAVYGFTNMLLRLIQEEKPSHILVAFDAGKETFRHEGYKDYKGGREKTPHELSEQFPLMRELLESFGIAWFELSGYEADDIIGTISKKGEESGRQVLIVTGDKDMLQVVSDNVKVALTRKGISEVEPYGPKEIEERYGLRPEQIIDLKGLMGDTSDNIPGVPGIGEKTALKLLHQYGSVEEVLAHTDEMKGKMKENLVNHAEDARMSKKLATIFYEVPVERSWEDMAFAGVQEDKAAPMLHRLEFKSLLERLDFTVGTAGEATSDSNVQSLTEVDVTIVDTATLPELKELLPQIEMMYVESYGDNPHHAIAMGMTLSTPERHFFVPFDFLKSKEAEVIVAWLGDASVPKRGYDLHRADLVLHWLGITLAGEEHDVQLAAYLLDPTDNNQTTSGLAAKYKLPIIASDEEVYGKGAKFKVPDQEILSKHLARKAQLLLQIMELQRNELEKNEMNRLFYELEMPLSRILADMEKQGVAVNRDDLIQLGKEFESQIAKLMKQIYEIAGLEFNLNSPKQLGEVLFDKLGMPVMKKTKTGYSTDAEVLEKLAPYHEIVQYILDYRQLAKLQSTYVEGLLKEISPITGKVHTYYRQTIAATGRLSSQFPNLQNIPIRMEEGRKIRKVFVPSEEGWFILAADYSQIELRVLAHISEDEGLQEAFLHDLDIHTKTAMDVFGVSADQVDSNMRRSAKAVNFGIVYGISDYGLSQNLNITRKEAAQFIEKYFQAFGGVRRYMDDIVLEAKRDGYVKTLLERRRYLPEINASNFNIRSFAERTAMNTPIQGTAADIIKLAMVLMDEALKKQGLKSRMLLQVHDELVFEVPPEEMDIMSKLVPEIMGQALPLSVPLKAEVSSGLNWYEAK, encoded by the coding sequence ACCGCTAACAAATTCTAAAGGATTGCATACGAACGCGGTGTATGGATTCACGAACATGCTGCTACGTTTGATTCAAGAAGAGAAGCCAAGTCATATTCTTGTGGCGTTTGATGCGGGGAAAGAAACGTTTCGTCACGAAGGATATAAGGATTATAAAGGTGGTCGTGAGAAGACCCCCCATGAGTTATCGGAACAGTTCCCATTGATGCGAGAATTGCTCGAAAGCTTTGGGATTGCCTGGTTTGAGTTGTCCGGTTATGAGGCGGATGACATTATTGGTACGATCAGTAAAAAAGGAGAAGAGTCTGGTCGTCAAGTACTTATTGTTACAGGCGATAAGGATATGCTCCAAGTCGTTTCGGATAATGTAAAAGTAGCGTTGACCCGTAAGGGGATTAGTGAAGTAGAACCCTATGGACCGAAGGAGATTGAAGAAAGATACGGTCTTCGTCCAGAACAGATCATTGATCTGAAAGGATTGATGGGTGACACTTCGGATAATATTCCAGGTGTTCCAGGTATCGGAGAGAAAACGGCATTGAAGTTGTTGCATCAGTATGGATCGGTTGAAGAAGTATTGGCTCATACGGATGAAATGAAGGGCAAGATGAAAGAAAATTTAGTGAATCATGCGGAGGATGCGCGCATGAGTAAGAAGTTAGCTACCATTTTCTATGAAGTTCCCGTTGAGCGCTCATGGGAAGATATGGCCTTTGCAGGCGTGCAGGAGGATAAGGCTGCTCCAATGCTACATAGACTAGAGTTTAAGTCGCTACTCGAACGGCTAGACTTTACGGTTGGCACGGCAGGGGAGGCAACCTCTGACAGTAATGTTCAATCTTTGACAGAAGTAGATGTAACTATTGTAGATACGGCTACATTACCGGAACTTAAAGAACTTCTCCCACAAATCGAAATGATGTATGTGGAGTCTTATGGTGATAATCCTCATCACGCGATTGCAATGGGGATGACTTTATCGACCCCTGAACGTCACTTCTTTGTCCCTTTTGATTTTCTGAAGAGCAAGGAGGCAGAAGTTATAGTCGCCTGGCTAGGGGACGCTTCTGTGCCAAAACGAGGATATGATCTACACCGAGCGGATTTAGTACTGCATTGGTTAGGTATTACTTTGGCGGGCGAGGAGCATGATGTTCAACTGGCTGCTTATCTGCTTGACCCTACGGATAATAATCAAACCACTAGTGGATTGGCTGCTAAATATAAGTTGCCTATTATAGCATCTGATGAAGAGGTATATGGCAAAGGTGCTAAATTCAAAGTACCAGATCAGGAGATATTGAGTAAGCATCTGGCTAGGAAAGCTCAGTTGTTGTTACAGATCATGGAGTTACAACGAAATGAGCTTGAGAAGAATGAAATGAATAGATTGTTTTATGAGTTGGAAATGCCCTTGTCTCGTATTTTGGCAGACATGGAGAAGCAAGGTGTGGCCGTAAATCGGGATGATTTGATCCAGTTAGGCAAAGAATTTGAGTCACAAATTGCTAAATTGATGAAACAAATTTACGAGATTGCTGGTTTGGAGTTTAATTTAAATTCACCTAAACAATTAGGTGAGGTTTTGTTTGATAAGTTAGGTATGCCTGTGATGAAGAAGACCAAGACTGGTTATTCAACAGATGCCGAAGTTTTGGAGAAATTAGCTCCATACCATGAGATCGTTCAATATATTCTTGACTATCGTCAACTTGCTAAGTTGCAATCGACTTATGTAGAAGGATTGCTAAAGGAGATCTCGCCAATTACTGGGAAGGTGCATACGTATTACCGCCAGACCATTGCGGCTACAGGTAGACTTAGCAGTCAGTTCCCGAACTTGCAGAACATTCCGATTCGGATGGAAGAGGGCCGCAAGATTCGCAAGGTATTTGTTCCATCGGAGGAAGGTTGGTTCATACTCGCTGCCGACTATTCCCAGATCGAACTTCGTGTATTGGCTCATATTTCTGAAGATGAAGGGTTACAAGAGGCTTTCCTTCATGATCTGGATATTCATACAAAAACAGCGATGGATGTATTCGGTGTATCGGCTGATCAAGTAGATTCAAACATGCGCCGTTCCGCAAAAGCGGTTAACTTCGGGATTGTATATGGGATTAGTGATTATGGATTATCTCAGAACCTGAACATTACGCGTAAAGAAGCTGCTCAGTTCATTGAGAAGTATTTCCAAGCATTCGGGGGAGTTCGTCGCTATATGGACGATATTGTACTCGAAGCAAAGCGGGATGGTTATGTAAAAACACTCTTAGAACGTCGGCGTTATTTGCCGGAGATTAATGCTTCCAATTTCAATATTCGTTCGTTCGCCGAACGTACAGCCATGAATACGCCAATTCAAGGAACGGCGGCAGATATCATCAAGTTGGCGATGGTGTTGATGGATGAAGCACTTAAGAAGCAAGGATTAAAAAGCCGAATGTTATTGCAAGTACACGATGAGTTGGTATTTGAGGTTCCACCGGAAGAAATGGATATCATGAGTAAGCTTGTGCCAGAAATTATGGGTCAAGCCCTTCCGTTATCTGTTCCGCTCAAGGCTGAAGTTAGCAGTGGCTTAAATTGGTACGAAGCAAAGTAA
- a CDS encoding alpha/beta-type small acid-soluble spore protein, which translates to MSQNNSSNNLVVKQASGALEQMKYEVAQELGISFPKDGYAGNLTSYENGSIGGYITKRLVTLAEQSLAGQFK; encoded by the coding sequence ATGAGCCAAAACAACTCTTCGAATAACCTGGTGGTTAAACAAGCTTCCGGGGCACTTGAACAAATGAAATACGAAGTTGCTCAAGAACTTGGCATTTCTTTCCCGAAAGATGGATACGCTGGTAACCTGACTTCATACGAAAACGGTTCGATCGGTGGTTACATCACAAAACGCTTAGTGACCCTGGCAGAACAATCACTTGCAGGTCAATTTAAATAA
- the coaE gene encoding dephospho-CoA kinase (Dephospho-CoA kinase (CoaE) performs the final step in coenzyme A biosynthesis.): protein MNIGLTGGIASGKSTVSQELVKRGAVLIDADVIAREIMEPGHPVLGTVVDTFGPSILFPDGTLNRKRLGSIIFSNPEERKALEDITHPAIRVEMRRRMVEYEAEDPKRLVVADIPLLYESRLEDLYDEIMVVYVPREIQLERLMQRDGLNRKDAEDRLNAQMDIEAKRERADILIDNSLGLDETLSQIDNFMRDKGLL, encoded by the coding sequence ATGAATATCGGTTTGACTGGTGGAATCGCATCGGGTAAGAGCACCGTTTCTCAAGAACTGGTGAAGCGAGGTGCAGTGTTAATCGATGCCGATGTAATTGCCAGGGAAATCATGGAGCCAGGTCACCCGGTACTTGGGACTGTGGTTGATACTTTTGGTCCCTCCATTCTGTTTCCAGATGGTACGCTGAACCGAAAAAGATTAGGAAGCATTATATTCTCAAATCCAGAGGAACGTAAAGCTCTTGAAGATATTACACACCCTGCGATTCGAGTGGAAATGCGTAGACGTATGGTAGAATATGAAGCTGAAGATCCTAAACGTCTGGTTGTTGCGGATATTCCTTTGCTATATGAATCCAGGCTCGAGGACTTATACGATGAGATCATGGTCGTTTATGTACCCAGAGAAATCCAACTAGAGCGGCTAATGCAAAGAGATGGCCTTAACCGCAAAGACGCGGAGGATAGGCTAAATGCGCAAATGGATATTGAAGCAAAGAGGGAGAGGGCGGATATATTGATTGACAATAGCCTCGGGCTGGACGAGACGTTAAGTCAGATCGATAACTTTATGCGGGACAAAGGTTTGTTATGA
- a CDS encoding lytic transglycosylase domain-containing protein: MRWLRKKRVLLLLFIGFTGILFLNSSWLSLFYPIQYKDEIRYHAENNDLDPRLVAAIIRVETNFKTGAVSKKGALGVMQIMPDTAKWVIEKAKYTDVELERVKEEPATNIEIGTWYLKYLFDQFDGNEIAMIAAYNAGPTNVKNWIKSGRWDGTLEASKDIPFGETRHYVQRVSHYFKQYSKIYDEF, translated from the coding sequence ATGAGGTGGCTTCGAAAAAAAAGGGTGCTGTTACTTTTATTCATCGGCTTTACAGGTATTTTATTTCTTAACTCGAGTTGGCTTTCGTTATTCTACCCGATTCAATATAAGGATGAAATTCGTTATCATGCGGAGAACAATGATCTTGATCCAAGGTTGGTTGCTGCAATTATACGGGTTGAGACCAATTTTAAAACGGGGGCTGTGTCTAAGAAAGGCGCGCTTGGTGTTATGCAAATTATGCCGGATACAGCTAAATGGGTCATTGAAAAAGCAAAGTATACGGATGTGGAACTTGAAAGGGTTAAAGAAGAACCAGCAACGAACATCGAGATTGGAACCTGGTATCTGAAATACTTGTTCGACCAGTTTGATGGGAATGAAATTGCGATGATCGCTGCATACAACGCGGGTCCAACTAATGTTAAGAATTGGATCAAGAGTGGGAGATGGGATGGAACACTCGAAGCATCAAAGGATATTCCGTTTGGGGAAACAAGACATTACGTTCAGCGAGTATCCCATTATTTTAAACAGTACTCCAAAATTTACGACGAATTCTAA
- the mutM gene encoding DNA-formamidopyrimidine glycosylase → MPELPEVETVRRTLTELIVGKTIQSVTVSLPRIIQRPDDIKRFEIELIGHRILEIGRRGKFLRIIMDGLVLVSHLRMEGRYGLYDKSDPVEKHTHVIFHFTDGSELRYKDVRQFGTMHLFRTGEEFTMNPLAKLGLEPLDSSFTAEAFREVISGRSTKIKPALLNQEYVVGLGNIYVDEALFRAGIHPEYPAKELSAAKLDELYEAIKSTLQEAVDAGGSSIKSFVNGQGEMGMFQHSFQIYGRKGEPCVSCGHAVEKTVVGGRGTHYCPNCQRPFTSDQSNEVKG, encoded by the coding sequence ATGCCGGAATTGCCTGAAGTAGAGACGGTTAGAAGAACATTGACCGAATTAATCGTTGGGAAAACCATTCAATCCGTGACCGTGTCGCTCCCAAGAATTATTCAGCGACCTGACGACATTAAGCGGTTTGAAATAGAATTAATCGGTCATCGAATTCTCGAGATCGGTCGGCGGGGTAAATTTTTGCGAATCATCATGGACGGTCTTGTTCTGGTATCCCATTTACGGATGGAAGGAAGATATGGTTTATATGACAAAAGCGATCCTGTTGAGAAGCATACTCATGTCATTTTCCATTTCACCGATGGTTCAGAGTTAAGATACAAAGATGTACGGCAATTTGGAACGATGCACTTGTTCCGAACTGGTGAGGAATTTACGATGAATCCATTAGCCAAACTGGGATTAGAGCCACTTGATAGTTCATTCACTGCAGAGGCTTTTCGTGAAGTGATTTCGGGGCGGTCGACCAAGATCAAACCGGCATTACTTAATCAGGAATATGTGGTCGGGCTGGGGAATATTTATGTGGATGAAGCGTTATTTAGAGCGGGAATACATCCTGAGTATCCTGCAAAAGAACTGAGCGCGGCTAAGCTTGACGAATTATATGAAGCGATTAAATCGACGCTGCAAGAAGCCGTGGACGCTGGAGGCTCTTCAATTAAATCATTTGTGAATGGTCAAGGGGAAATGGGGATGTTCCAGCATTCTTTCCAAATTTATGGACGAAAGGGTGAACCCTGTGTTTCTTGCGGACATGCTGTGGAGAAGACCGTCGTGGGGGGACGTGGCACCCACTATTGTCCGAACTGCCAAAGACCATTCACTTCTGATCAAAGTAATGAGGTGAAGGGATGA